GCGCGCGGTTTTGCGACGGAAGCAGTCCCTGGGACCGGTGACCGATTTTGATCAGGGCGGGTTTAAAATCAGCGCTGACCGTCGGCAAGTCTGGCTGAATGGGAATGCCGTTCCCATGACACCGAAAGAATTCGATCTGCTTCTCATGATGGTCAATAAACGAGGGGCGGTGATCACTCGCGAGGAGATTGGCCAGGTGATTTGGGGGAAATCCGCAGAGGAATCCGCCCGGACGCTGGATACCCACATCTGGAGGCTTCGCAGTAAATTGGGAGAATTCGCGGATCGGATTGAAACAGTCGGGAAAAACGGCTATCGATTCAATTCAGGGGCTTAATCGTTTTTCGGCGGTAGAGTCTGTTGGGTTAAATAACTTTCAATCGTACGGACCGTTCGCTCGCAGCCTTTCTGAGCCATCTCCAGCATTTCGCGTACTTCACCCCCCACGTGGCCGCACATCCCGCCTAAAAGCACCCCAATCGAGCCTTGAACAGCCGTCAATGGCGTGCGCAGTTTCTGGTTGATGTCTGGAAGGAATTGGGACATCCATTCGTAAAGCCGCCAATGGGCGGAGAGGACGGCGCATAGAGCGCCAGCGCTGCGCAGCTCTCTTTCCCGTGAAAGGACTTCGGTTCCTTTTTTAAAGGGACCGAGGACCAGCAGTCCCAGGACCCTCGATTCACCGGAGACAGGAACCAGAACATATTTTTGATCTTTGCGACTCCCGATCTTCAGCAAACGGCTTAACGGGTCACCGGGGCTTCCGGTCTTTTCAATCACTTTGTCTTCTTGTATGCAGGTGGAAATAGGATGTTTCTTGCCGTCGAACCGGATCGACGCTTGCTTGACGCGAGGGATTCCATCTCCCGCCCGCATTCGTAAAGCACCGTCGTCATTCAAAAGGAATAGGCAGGTCGGGATTTTCCAGGACGTGCGAACCATCCGAAGGGTCGCGATGAGGATATTTTCAAAGCCGGGGTTTGATCGTTCCATAGTATTTTTTATCCTCCCAGGGATATCCCCAACGGGGCTAGAATCGTATTGATCTGCTGGATCAGCGTCATGGGATCAAAAGGCTTGGCTAGGTACCCCGTGGCGCCCAGCGCCAGAGCCTGCTGAATTTCGGCCGGGACCGAGCGCGCGGTTAAAAAGATCACCGGAATGTCCCGGGTCGTTTTGTCGGATTTTAAAATTTTGCAGATATCATAGCCGCTCATTTCGGGCAGCATGACATCCAATAAAATGAGATCGGGTTGGACCTCTTTGACCCGGGGGATGACTTGGTCGCCTTGGAACGTAATCGAAACGTCGCACTTTCCCAGGCGCGTTAACACCATGCGCAAAATGACTTGAATATCGGGGTCGTCTTCTGCCACGAGGACTTTCATCGTCGACCTCATCAGCCCACCAGGCTCGACAACT
The sequence above is drawn from the Elusimicrobiota bacterium genome and encodes:
- a CDS encoding histidine kinase dimerization/phospho-acceptor domain-containing protein, whose translation is MERSNPGFENILIATLRMVRTSWKIPTCLFLLNDDGALRMRAGDGIPRVKQASIRFDGKKHPISTCIQEDKVIEKTGSPGDPLSRLLKIGSRKDQKYVLVPVSGESRVLGLLVLGPFKKGTEVLSRERELRSAGALCAVLSAHWRLYEWMSQFLPDINQKLRTPLTAVQGSIGVLLGGMCGHVGGEVREMLEMAQKGCERTVRTIESYLTQQTLPPKND
- a CDS encoding response regulator; translated protein: MKVLVAEDDPDIQVILRMVLTRLGKCDVSITFQGDQVIPRVKEVQPDLILLDVMLPEMSGYDICKILKSDKTTRDIPVIFLTARSVPAEIQQALALGATGYLAKPFDPMTLIQQINTILAPLGISLGG